In the Balaenoptera acutorostrata chromosome 16, mBalAcu1.1, whole genome shotgun sequence genome, attgtggctcacgggcctagttgctccgcggcatgtgggatcttcccagaccagggctcgaacccgtgtcccctgcattggcaggcagattctcaaccactgcgccaccagggaagcccccttgtctGTCTTATAAGGATACTCATtcttggatttaggacccaccctaGTCCAGGATGATCTCCTTTTGAGATCCTTACCTTAATTAACTCTGCAAGGATGCTTATTCAAAAtcaggtcatattctgaggttatGGGTGGACATATCATTTGGGGGCCACGATTCAACCCACTACATGTGCCTCCAATTGGATGGAGGAAACCTAAGCCCACTCTTGGAGAGTCATTGACTCTGAGAGGAGAAATCTGTCCCTACTTAaagaagcccctctttttttttttttttggccatgccctgtgcggcttgtgggatcatatttccctgaccagggatcgaacctgcgccctcagcagtgaaagcacagagtcctaaccactggaccgccagtgaaTTCCCAAAGAAGCCCCTTTATGATGGAGAATTTGATTCCCAGCCCAGTCCCCAAGAGCCTTTAAATTGAGACAGGCACACAAATGTTGGTGGCAGGGAAGGGTCAGCACTGGCAGAATCCAGACCACTGTTCTCTATAGAACAATGGGAGGGTGTTGTGTCTATCGTGTGAAGATTTGGAAAGGGACTGAGGGGGAGTTTCCGCCTCCACGAGGCCAGTGAGGCAAGCAAGGCACATGGCCTTAGTCTTTGCcctccccctttttctttctccagctccCAGATGTTAATGAGCTGATATCAGTGTTAAATACTTTTTTGAAGATGAACCCCTATATGATCATCAACAAAGTAGGACTGTTCCTGAGGGTGGTCTTAATATGCTGGGGAAGCCATCAGGGTTAAGCCCCCATAAGGGTCTTTTTGCCAAACCAAGTTAGCTCCCTGAGCCCTGTTTCTTCCTTACTTGCCAGGACCTAGCCATTCAGCTGGGTTCTTTTCTTTCCTACTCTGGGGATTCTCTTCCTGAACCGGGAGCTGTAGAAGCCTTGCAGCTGGTACTACCTCAtgcctcctttcttctttcctacaAACTGCAAGAGCCTCAGGCTGCTTCCTACCCATTCAATCTCTGGGGGTCCTCACGCCTCTAGACTGGATGCTGAGTGGGGCACCAGCTCTCCTCACACCTCTTTGCCCCCCCTGTTAAGATCTCCCTAAAGACAATTGCATGGTACCTTTTCCTTTCAAAGCTTTTACAGTTGGTCACTATGTGGAAAGAGGCCCGAAGTCTGAGGAAGGTTTGAAAATTTCAGAAACCTGGGAAACTTCTGCCAACCCTGGTCCATGGAATGAAAGGGCAGCCAGCCTCTCCTCTTAGATCTGGCCTGAAGACACCAACCAGGACAACATTCATGTTCCCCTTTACCTCTGTATGGCTACATTTGAGCACCTCCCAGTTGGTTTTTCTCACCTCTGTATTTCCTCAGCCTCATGCAGGAATAGCCCTTTTATGGAATGACTTTTTAGGAGAGTCACCAAAGAAGTCCCAGTAGGGCCAACTCCTAATCCCCCCTTTCCTAGAATTAGTCGCATGGATTTGGGGTTAGAGAAAGTTGGAACACCAGTAGGGGACCCACAGTCTCTCCATGGTATTCCAGAAAGAGTGGATAAGAGGGCACAGACATTGTGGCACATATGGGGTGGGTACCCCCCAGCTCCAGATCCTTCTTTTGTACTACCACTCCATTTCCACCACCCCACCCAGATGTGAATACCCAGGTGGAGGATATTGGGATATCAACAGAGTTTATAATACAGAAGATTTGTTGAATTCAACCTTTTAAGAATTTCAGTGTATTGATGGACTCAGTGGGTTTGTCCATTGAATGGTCAATAAACATAAGCTCAGAATCCATTACTTTGAGAGATGGATGTGAGAGATGTGAGGAATGAAAAGAGATGACCAGAGCTTGACAGGATGGTGATGGGGAATTGAAGCTGGGCACAGAGATGGGAGAGGCAGGGCAGACTTGACAGACTGACAActgctctccttttttttttttttttgctgagtttTATGGTCTTATTAACACAAACAAAATGTGTGCATGAGCTGtctattcattttcttcactGCACAGCCTGGCATTGGGATTGGTGACTCTGATGGCCAGCTGGGCTGCTCTTTCCACAATGGCTTTGTGGTTCTTGGAGGAGATGTTGTGAGCAATCTCATCATAGTAAGATTTATTGCACATCAGCAGCACTTCAAGCTCCTTGACCCTGTGGACCAGGAACTTCCCAAAGCCGCTGGGCAGCatgtgctttgttttcttgttgccCCCATAACCTATGCTGGGCATCAAGATCTGGCCCTTGAATCTCTTGTGCACTCTATTGTCAATGCCTCTGGGTTTCCGCCAGTTCTGCTTAATTTTGACATATCAGTCTGACTGGTGCCAGATGAACTTCTTGGTCCTCTTTCTGATAATCTTGGGCTTTGTGAGGGGGCTGAGGGTGGCCATGATGCCTAGTAGGAGATGGCTGCCACCTCCATAGGCAGTGCCGCAGAGAAGAGCTCCCTCTTGTTTTCTTGATGGCTCCTCAGCCGTTCCCACATACATGACCCCTTGGAACTCTGCTTCCAAAAAATTATTCATAGGGGAAGAAATGGGTTAACCACAGATCCTCTTCCTGGCTTTCTCTCATGCCAGGCAAAGGAGCCCTCTTTGAGTTAAGGGTCTGACTGATGTAATTAAGGGGATGATGGACAAGGCTAACAAAATTGACACAGAATCAAGAGCCTACTCCCAGTTCCAGTTAAGCTtgtcattaaaacaaaaaacacacctcTTCAGGGTCTCAGTAGCGAGATTTGGGACCAGCTGGGAAGGTGCTGCTTTCTACAGGGAGAAACTATATCTTTTATTGGAGAAACTACAAAGGTTTAGGAAATCCAATCAGTGTTCCCCACTCTGTTTTTCTGACTCTTCTCTGGTTTGATCCCTCTTGGCCATCCACTTCCAAACTTTCTACTCTGGAGCCATTCCATTCCCCTCTTTTGAAGCAGCCATTCTCTTATACCCCATAAAGTCCACCTTATGTTCTTTTCTTCCCCAACATTTACAGGGGAGACCTACTCGCTGGGGAACTCACTAGGGCTTGACCAGTTGGTGGAGGGAGGAAGTGGGTCACTGATGTGTCCATCCTCCCTCTCCTAGGCTTCCCATGAATCACCTCTTGCCCATACTGACCCTCTACTATCCCCAAAGGGCTATGAGAACAATGAACCAATCTAGTCAGTGATAAGAAGTCACTTGATTTCCCCTCTGGATAACTCTCCAGTGATATCCAGGTCAGTGTCCCCCCTGCCTTGGCCCAGGACACTGACCTGCCTATGCTTGGGTCCCCTCTGCCTCTATACCTCCCATcagccttccctttccttctcccactGTAGCCTTCCCACGTCCAGCATCAGGGCTCTGTGGGAAGGGCTCTATGCTGGGGAAGGCTCTATGCTGGGGAAGCTCTGCCCCCCAGTTCTGAGGCTCTAGGCTGTTGCTAGAGCCTGTGTGGGGTGGTTAAGGGTGGGACAATGCCCACTTTTCCCTggtacaaaacaaaaataatagaggCTTTGAGAAGACTGCATGTCACCTTGGAATCTGAGTGGCTGCCAAAGCCTGAGGACTTGACACCTATGAAAGACCTGGACAGTCTGCCCCTCCAGAACCTTTAGCTCAGCGAGGCCCAAATGAGGTGGACTGACCTCATTCTTGGTGCAGGccacccccccactcccccttcctcagctcttcacagctccttcctttttccttcatttctcagaTAATGGAAAGCTCTGGGAGACCAAACCTAGACAAGCTGTCCCACTGGCTCTATGCTCTGGCTATAATTCTGGTGAGAGGCCCCAAGGGACCCCTCTCTGCTCTGTCCTCCATCCTCCAGCAATCACACTTGAGAGCGTCCTCTGCTCTCCAGAGTGAGAGCAtttccctgcctcccccaggTCCCTCTTCCCGTTCCCAtctgtctgtctcctctctcttctcctggtccAACCTCATCCTCTTActcatctctctgcctctgtctttcctcaCCTTTGTTCTTGCTCCTGTGTAGCGACCTTTGGAGCCAGGCCCCGGCTCTCCCTCTGGGAACTAGAGGAGAAACCACTCCAAGGCTTCTACCTACAACTGGTGAGTGACCCTGGTCACTCAGCCCTGACCTCACAGCCTGAttcagcctccctccccacctgaaTTTTTGTTTACCAGCAGAAATGGGGACGCATGCAGTAATAGTGTAAGCAGTTTACAGTTCACTCAGTCCATTAGCCTTGAAATTGTGATTCtcaaaaagttttatatttaggaAGATTCACCTTCATTTCACATTTTGTGCATAAAGTGAGACTATTGATTTTGAATAAAGCCCAGCATCTTATTCCTATATTTCAAATTCATGTAAAATATGACCTCACTGTGCCTTCCCAGAAATCTCTGCTGTGCCCTCAACTTCCTCCTCAGTTGGCTCAAATTATCCAGATCAGTCTGGTAGCTAGGGCAGAGTTCCAGCCCTGGAGAGGAAGCATCCTGGCAGCTCATGTCCCTCTTTCTTCTGGGTGATACTGTCCTAGCACAAGACCAGGGTCACTTCCCCTCCCCTTGATTTGCTCCCTGAGTTCTACCCtgacctcctcctctcctcctctcttgcCCTCAGAGAACCTTAATTTACCACCTTCAAAGGCTTCTTCAGTCTTAGTCAAGAAATgggcaagtgaaaaaaaaaaaaaaagaaatgggcaagTGTGTGCTTGTTTAAGGGTGATGGTGGAGCTGGCGGTGATGACAGTAACCACCAGGGGGAGCCTGTGCCTAAGAAGAGATTGAGTGGGGCCCTGGGGAGCCACTcaggatttttcttcctttcttccagggCAGTAAGGGTGCCAGGCATTCCAGCCTGAGGGGGCTCCCTCTGGAGCTGGGGGTCTagagctgccccctccccactctccaaCTTCCTCTCTTTCCCTGACCACCAAGGGGAAGTGTGAACCAAGTTCTGGTACATTTGTACAGTGTGGAACACTTCCTAAGGACAAGTTCCCTTGATGGCTGGGTCAGGGTATGGGCGGAAAGCAGAGTGGTTTGGATACAGCCCACTCTGGCCAACAATTTCCTACAGGAGAAAGGGGTGGGCTTTGATCTCTGGCCTTTGCGGGTTGGAGAAGACTTGGGTtgctgtagtcttttttttttttaatttatttattttaatttatttatttttgtctgtgttgggtctttgttgctgtacgcgggctttctctagttgcggcgagtgggggctacttttctttgaggtgcacaggcttctctttgcggtggcttctcttgttgtggagcacaggctttaggcgcgcgggctcagtagttgtggctcgcgggcttagttgctcggcggcatgtgggatcttcccggaccagggctcgaacctgtgtcccctgcactggcaggcggattcttaactactgagccaccagggaagtcccgggttgCTGTAGTCTTGTGTTCCAGTCATTGGGTGGCATGGAAACTGTGGTCTGTGTCTAAACAGTGAAGCTCCTGGTGAGGGAAGGGAATATGGGTGGGCAGTAGGGAGATGAAAAAGGGAGGATTGGGCTCCATGGCCATATAGGCAGGTAGAGGAGCCTCAGGGTTTGCTTCCTCTCCTTTGTCCAGACTGCATCCTGGTCTTGTGTAGCTTAGCTTCACCTTCAAGCTTTCCAGAGACTACTGCCAAGTGAACTTGAGAGTAGTATGCTCCAAAGATGAGGCATACCTGTGGAAATGCACCTACCCAGGGACCTCAGGCCTTCCTACCACCTCCTGCCCAGGGACTTTGGACCTGGGATCTTGTCCATTGCTCAAAACCTTCAGCCCCAGAACTTCCCCCTTTACCCAGGCACCCAAGATCAAGGACCTCAGAGCTCCTAGATCTCCCATATCCCCAGGTCCCAACATCCTGTCTAGGGACCCTCTCTACTTTCTGATCCTAGAATACTCCCTGCCAACCAAAGACCTCAGACTTGGGATCTCCACTCACCTATTCGGAGCCCTCTGTCTCAGGGAGACCACACTGGGCCAGCTCTCTGATGGTCCTCTCACACACTCCACCAGAACCCAGTCACACAATGATATCTATATCCCCGAGCTGTTCTCCAAAGTCCTGAGACATGGTTGGGGGTCACTTCACCCTCCTCACTGGAGCTGGAGCATGAGCAAGGACAAGAGCAATCAAGCACCAAGTCTGTAACAGCAGGTGAACGTTCCCATCTAAGCTCACCTGCTCTCCTCAGAGCTGCCAGGCTGGGTGGCTCCCCTACTTGTGGGTGGCCCTGAGGAAATTCCTTGAGCCAAACAATTCCAAGGAAAAACCTGGCCCCCTTCTTTTGCCCATGCCCCCAGAGACCCACTGAGTACAATTCTTTTCCCTCCAAGCACAGAAAGAGGCCCAAGCCAATCTCAGGCTGAGAAGAAACAACaatgaggaacttccctggctgtccagtgattgggactctgtgcttccaatgcagggggctcaggcttgatccctggtcagggaactaagatcccacaagccacgcggagtggccaagaaaagaaaacccaaaaagcAACAACCATGATTCAGCAGGATCATGAACAGGAAACAGATTCCTGCTTTTGTCCATCCCCAGCTTCCCACAGAGGGGCCATAATGGGCCCAGCCTCCAGACTAAAGAGGAGGATGAACCCCACCCAAACCAGGGCTGAGGTAGAGGCCAAGGGATGACCTGTCCCTAGTTCTGGGCCTCTGGGAGGAGCAGAAGCTTAAGGGTCAGTAGCTTGATCCCTGATGTTGGTAGACAACCTGGCTTAAGGGCCAGGACAACAGCCATCCAAATTCTGGATGAGGTCAAGGTACCATCCTTAGACTTTCATGAGGCTGAGGAGCCATCCTAGGACTTGGCTATGCACATGAGCTACCTCAGGACCTTCATGAGGCTGAGGAGTAACACAAGCCCTGTATAAGCCTGAGGCACTGCCCCCTTCCTCGAGACTGAGGAACTGTCCCTAGTCCCATATGAGCCTAAAGAGCCACCTTAAGTCCAGGATGAGGCTGAGCAGAACCCAAGCTGCAGGTTCCAGCTGAGGGCAAAGCTAAGTGGTAGTCCTTACCTTGGGCCCAAGCCTTGGACAAGGGATACCTGGGGGCCCAGGGTGATGCTGAGTAGCAGCATCCAGAGTCCTACCCTAAGCTCAGAACTAGCCTGAGGGGTCACTTGGGTAGAAGTGGGCAGAGGGCCTAGGCCTCTTCAAAGGTGCTCCTGCTGACTAAATCCAGATGAACAGAAATATGTTCTGGAGACgctcttttttcttagttttggGAGTCAGCCTCCAAGCAACCCTCCTCCAGTGACTCTTGTTACTAAGCCAGAGGGCTCTGCAGGTAGCTCTCCTGTCTGTGGTAACTCTTCCCCTTAACCAGTGGCTGCTCCAGAAATCCTGGGGGGAGACAAGCATGGGCTCAGGGCCCAGCACAATTCCTACTCAGGAACAGAAGAGTCTCGGGGAAAGGAAGTGTGTACCTCTGCAGATCCCCCTCCTCACAACAGGCTAGAGAAGCTAGCATTGAGCCAGGAATGAGAAGGGCTTCAAGCCCAAGCTGGTAGCAGCTACTGGCTGTACAGTACAGTGAAGTGGTTCAAATCTTGGAGCTACTACTTTCTAGCTGACTGACCTTGGTCAAGTAATCTTTCTaaatctctgtttcctcacccgtaaaatggagataatattagTACTTTCTGGATGGAGTTATTAGAAACATTAAAAGAGGGACTATTTAAAGACTAACAGAGTGACTGGCATACTTTAAATGctcataaatgttaattattttcattattggaAGTGGTCACTTTAGCCAACAGATTCAGATTTAACCACTCCCTCTATAACCAACTCTATGAGGCCCTCAGctattgaaaaacacaccaaccGTGTATACATTTCTGGAGTGTTTTCCAACACCAACCATCAATTCTCTGTGGACatcaactgggtgtcctacaagtcaactcaattctgatactaactacctggagttagcacagatcccacaggttaagggctcaatcCCATAAGACTGCCCTCACTTCAAATGCCAGTCACAAGTCACTGGTACTTCTGATCAGCTGGCTATAAATTGGGAGTTCCCATGCTATAAAttggtttgataatttgctagaatggctaaCAGAACCCAGGGAAAtacttatgtttaccagtttatcaAAGGATACAACAGTCAGATGGAAGAGACGCATAGGGCAAGGCATGGTGTGAGGGGTGTGTATggggcttccatgccctctctgggtaCCTCAGCACCTTAATGTGTTCACCAAGCCAGAAGCTCATCAAATTTCCCTGTTCAGGAGTTTTTGTAGAGCTCAGTCTCTAGCCCCACTCCCCTCCCAGGAGGTTGAGGAtggagctgaaagttccaacccttttATCACTcgggtctttctggtgaccagccccatcctGTCGCTAGCGGTCCCCACTTTAAGTTACCTCATTAGTGTAAATGCAGGTTTGGTCTAAAGGGGCTTGTTACAacaaagacatttcttttttttttgaattttattttatttttatacagcaagcTCATTgactgttaaattttatttatttttccaacacAAAGCATAGGGAGCTGGAATAAGTCCCACCACCTCAAAGAGTTTCcctatttaatttgttttaatatttcttgtaggcAACATTTTTCTGTTGAAAATGAAAACTTTGACCTTTGGGAAGTAAcaattcaaaacttaaaaaatatttggatatAATATTAACTAAATCTCCAGTTCAAATCTGAAAttttctggtaattttttttagctttttctctccccctgcatctgtgttcatttttatgataAAGCACACCTTATCTAATAAATATGGTCCCAAAATAGGAATCAGATCATATTTAAAATGTAGTGAGGATTTGCTGTTTAAATGGCTTCTACTGTAAATTTATTTGCAGTGTAATTTATTTGACCTTAATTTATCTTTGATGTATGCTTGGATTTTAATCTATTAGGTTTGTCTAAATCAAGGCACATCAATTAACCATCGGATCTATTCCTGTTTATTACTCTCATAAAATCTAAAGCTATccctttgaaatttaaaatccaGAATCTCCTGTGGTTAGCACCGTTACTACTAACAGCAAtgtagagtttttctttttttttttgcaattttattttatacagcaggttattagttatctattttatacatattagtgtatatatgtgccaatcccaatctcccaattcatctccccacccctcccccccccccaccagtttccccccttggtgtccatacgttatAACAAAGACATttctatcactcaggaaattccaagtgtTTTAGGAGCTTTGCGCCAAGACAGAAACCTGAGGATAAAGaccaaacatatttattatacatatatatatatataaattgctcCAGAAGAGAGAAGAGTATTGTGAGTATTGCACACACAGGTCCCACTGTGGCCCCCTCCAACTCCTAGGCTCCTTTCCCTGATCACTGTGTCCTAGAAACAATTTTCAGCCTGTGTCAGTCACACAGAGGCCCTGTCCAGATGGTGCCCATGCCTCCAGGCCTGGGTGGTCTGATGCCTGGAGGGCTGACATAGGTCCCCGAggtggggtagggggtggagTGCCTGGGTCCCATAGAATGTCCTCATATCGGCTTAGAACTGGGCCAGAGGGTCGTCCTTTAGTCCCAGTCTGCTCCAGCAGGGCTCTGAGCAAGCCCACAGTGAGAGGGGGCTCTGCCCCAGGCTCAGGGAATGGGGCGGGGGGCTCCAACTCATCTGGGAGGTGTGTCCGCAGTAGAAGCAGGAGCTCAGCTGGAGCTAGGTCTGGTGGGCACAGGCGGCAAAGGAGGGGGAGGTGAGCATCAAGCCGGCGGTGCCGGGCAAATTCGGCCAACAGCAGTTTGAAGATCTCACTTCGAagcagggggctggaggggctgagGGCCAAGCCAGCCTCTAGAGCCCGCTCCCACTCTTCCTTTTGCACCAGCTGCCCCACAGCTTGGAGCACAGCTTTGGGCCGCCCACTGCCCAAGAGCAGGTCTAGCTCCAGTGCTTCAGGCCTAGTCCCCTCCTCACCTAGTACTTCCAGGGCTCGGCGATAGAGGGGCAGCCCTGGGCCCCCTGACCCCCAGCCAGGCCCGCCCTGCTGCTGTGCCAGCTCCACAAAGGGTGGCAGCCACCGTGGCTCCAGCCGGCAGAGGCATCGGCACAGGAGTTCAAAGAGGGGCAGTATCCCACTGGGTGGTTCCTTTCCACATGTTGTAACCCCCAGTACCTTCTTCCACACGTCAGGGGGAGCTTGGGACCTCAGCCTGCCATTCCCATCTGGCTGGAGCTGCAGGGCCCTGAGGATGGCACCCCAGGCTGCTGTAGGGAGGGCTTGGAAAACGGTGTTGAGCTGGGCCAGCTGGTCTCCCATCAACTCAGTCCTCAGCAGCCGTGCCACTTCGTGCTCTGCCAGCTCAGTCCAGCCAGCCTCCTCGTCATCCCCAGCCACCAGCTGGGCTTTAAGCTGCTCTAAGCCCCGGTAATCCCGAAGCTCGGCCCTCAGTGTGGTCAACAGTGTTGATGGGGACACGTGGCCCTGGAGGATGGAAGCCAGGGCCTGAGGTGCCCGGAATGTGCTGTTGTGTCTCAGTTCCTCTGGGGTGAGCCGGGCACCCCGCAGGCTCCGCCGCTGGTAGTACTCGCAGGCCTCCTCAAACACCAGATCTTCAGCTGAAGGCAGCTCAAGGCCTTGTGGGGCTTCCCAGCCTACTCGAAACAGACCCACGGCTGAAAGCAAACGAAGACCCCCTCGGGTCTCCAGCTCTTCCTCATT is a window encoding:
- the HPS6 gene encoding BLOC-2 complex member HPS6; the encoded protein is MKRAGTLRLLSDLNNFSGAARLRELLAGDPAVRVRCSPDGRHLLLLRPPGAPDPQLLVAVRGPGAELERAWPAGQPSPLDAFFLPWPARPALVLVWESGLAEVWGAGVGPGWRLLQSTELCPGGGARVVAVAAPRGRLVWCEERQAGAEGREGPPAVAFSHCVCLRTLEPSGEAGTNLGRTHILLHNCPPFGLLTSRKDLFLVPTATTWPGVGHILLIWSPSKGKVVVAAPCLGLSHSKSLNPGGGDPWDFSTLLRGLPGLLSPRQPLTVHTWAPTPQGLLWLDFRGTVSLVQPHGGTRAVGTLQEAPASLAGSAALGTFHGTLACVLGSTLELLDMGSGQLLERKVLSTDRVHLLEPPAPGMENEEELETRGGLRLLSAVGLFRVGWEAPQGLELPSAEDLVFEEACEYYQRRSLRGARLTPEELRHNSTFRAPQALASILQGHVSPSTLLTTLRAELRDYRGLEQLKAQLVAGDDEEAGWTELAEHEVARLLRTELMGDQLAQLNTVFQALPTAAWGAILRALQLQPDGNGRLRSQAPPDVWKKVLGVTTCGKEPPSGILPLFELLCRCLCRLEPRWLPPFVELAQQQGGPGWGSGGPGLPLYRRALEVLGEEGTRPEALELDLLLGSGRPKAVLQAVGQLVQKEEWERALEAGLALSPSSPLLRSEIFKLLLAEFARHRRLDAHLPLLCRLCPPDLAPAELLLLLRTHLPDELEPPAPFPEPGAEPPLTVGLLRALLEQTGTKGRPSGPVLSRYEDILWDPGTPPPTPPRGPMSALQASDHPGLEAWAPSGQGLCVTDTG